Proteins co-encoded in one Bremerella sp. TYQ1 genomic window:
- a CDS encoding prenyltransferase/squalene oxidase repeat-containing protein: MNRRRMLGMLGGLSAGAMAPPLLAAPPSDSQRRTWEACVEKGLGWVQRTQSRLGHWTAANYPTAMTALAGTALCASGSTTMQGPYSENLRRAVEFLVSKARPNGLIGDPVTDNRYTYGHGFSMLFLSQVLGEEEDSLRREELIKILANAVKFSVFAQTKSGGWGYVSAKDGNDFDEGSTTITQVQGLRGCRNAGIPVPNEVIENAKKYIYDCQNPDGGISYSSKNRGTSRPAITAASICCLQNAGEAKSDVVQQMLDYCKKNLYQIQTQAQSFSHWHYSYLYYSQVVYREGTDDKTFWEAFRNRLYDRITTEQNNEGYWDETSIGPIYVTACNLIMMQLDLGYLPIYQR, encoded by the coding sequence ATGAATCGTCGACGGATGTTGGGAATGCTAGGCGGACTTTCCGCAGGAGCGATGGCTCCCCCTTTGTTGGCCGCCCCCCCGTCTGATTCACAGCGTCGCACGTGGGAGGCCTGCGTCGAGAAGGGCCTCGGTTGGGTTCAGCGAACCCAATCCCGTCTCGGTCACTGGACAGCTGCCAACTATCCCACGGCAATGACCGCGTTGGCGGGAACAGCCCTGTGTGCTTCCGGCTCGACCACCATGCAGGGCCCATATTCCGAGAATCTTCGCCGCGCGGTGGAATTTTTGGTTTCTAAAGCACGCCCCAATGGTTTGATCGGCGATCCTGTGACCGACAACCGCTACACGTATGGGCACGGCTTCTCGATGCTTTTTCTTTCGCAAGTGCTGGGAGAAGAAGAAGACTCGCTGCGACGTGAAGAGCTCATTAAGATCTTGGCCAATGCGGTGAAATTTAGTGTCTTCGCTCAAACCAAATCTGGCGGTTGGGGTTACGTCAGCGCCAAAGACGGAAACGACTTCGACGAAGGCTCGACCACGATCACTCAAGTCCAGGGCCTACGAGGCTGCCGGAACGCTGGTATTCCGGTTCCGAATGAGGTGATCGAGAACGCGAAGAAGTATATCTACGATTGCCAAAACCCGGACGGCGGCATCTCGTACAGCTCTAAGAATCGCGGCACTTCCCGTCCGGCAATCACGGCCGCTTCGATCTGCTGCCTGCAAAACGCCGGGGAAGCGAAGTCTGATGTCGTGCAGCAAATGCTCGACTACTGCAAAAAGAATCTCTACCAGATTCAAACTCAGGCCCAAAGCTTCAGCCACTGGCACTATTCGTACTTGTATTACTCGCAAGTCGTGTATCGCGAAGGGACCGACGACAAGACATTCTGGGAGGCTTTCCGGAATCGTCTCTACGATCGGATTACGACCGAGCAAAACAACGAAGGCTATTGGGACGAAACCAGCATCGGGCCGATTTATGTGACGGCTTGTAATCTGATTATGATGCAGCTCGATCTCGGCTACCTGCCGATTTATCAGCGTTAA
- a CDS encoding type I phosphomannose isomerase catalytic subunit, translating to MPLNYPLIFKPTFRDYIWGGRRLGTVLNKPIPDEGDYAESWEVVDHGEDQSIVANGPEAGKTLGQLVNEFPEDLFGSKTPSATFPLLFKFLDANRDLSIQVHPDDTQGAKLDPPDLGKTEAWYILDAEPGAKVYVGLKEGLTQEDLAKAVVEDKVIDAMHVLEPQKGDCLFIPATTVHALGKGLLVAEIQQASNTTFRLFDWNRVGADGKPRQLHIQESLDTIDFEKGPVQPQEPQPTSDPDIERLVTCDKFILDRWEFDDRKSIGSDRSFHIVAVLEGKVRSSHAHLDQALGKGSTFLVPAGCGPLPLRALEPTVLLDMYLP from the coding sequence GTGCCGTTGAACTACCCGTTGATTTTCAAGCCAACATTCCGTGACTATATCTGGGGAGGCCGACGCCTGGGGACGGTACTGAATAAACCGATTCCAGACGAAGGGGACTACGCGGAAAGCTGGGAAGTGGTCGATCACGGCGAAGACCAAAGTATTGTGGCCAATGGACCAGAAGCCGGGAAAACGCTTGGCCAACTGGTTAATGAGTTCCCGGAAGATCTCTTCGGCAGCAAAACACCGTCCGCGACATTTCCGCTGCTGTTCAAATTCCTGGACGCCAACCGCGACTTGTCGATCCAAGTCCATCCAGATGACACCCAAGGCGCGAAGCTCGATCCACCAGATTTAGGCAAAACCGAAGCCTGGTACATCCTCGATGCCGAGCCAGGGGCGAAAGTTTACGTCGGGCTGAAAGAAGGGCTCACCCAAGAAGACCTGGCTAAAGCGGTTGTCGAAGACAAAGTCATCGACGCAATGCACGTGCTGGAACCCCAAAAGGGTGACTGCTTGTTCATTCCCGCGACAACCGTTCATGCACTGGGAAAAGGTCTTTTGGTTGCCGAAATCCAACAGGCCAGCAACACTACGTTTCGCCTTTTCGACTGGAACCGCGTAGGAGCCGATGGAAAGCCGCGGCAGCTTCATATCCAGGAGTCGCTCGACACAATCGACTTTGAAAAGGGCCCTGTCCAGCCACAAGAGCCTCAGCCAACGTCAGATCCGGACATTGAACGACTTGTCACCTGCGACAAATTCATCCTCGATCGCTGGGAGTTTGACGACCGAAAGTCGATCGGGAGCGACCGCAGCTTCCATATCGTGGCGGTCCTCGAAGGCAAAGTCCGCTCGTCGCACGCCCATTTAGACCAGGCACTTGGAAAGGGATCGACATTCCTGGTCCCCGCTGGATGTGGCCCGCTGCCGCTAAGGGCGCTGGAACCAACCGTGCTACTGGACATGTATTTGCCCTAA
- a CDS encoding dihydroorotate dehydrogenase electron transfer subunit, protein MSQFQFQATSIVENVPLAARIFRVRFEAPEIAAKIRPGQFVMVRIADCLDPLLGRAFALYDVIADENGQPKYVDVVYQVHGKLTSRLKQLEPGQNLEVWGPLGNGFTLPETEHLILVAGGIGQTPFLAVAKQVLGQQSYGAGESTTKKPKKVTLCYGARSVSDLAGLEDFKATGMDLKICTDDGSAGHHGLVTSLLDQALAEDIGQAHVLCCGPEKMMEAVSELTTERDIPCQVSLETPMACGIGICFTCVAPVHQEDGTWDYKRTCVEGPIFNACDIAWEHA, encoded by the coding sequence ATGTCCCAGTTCCAATTTCAAGCGACGTCGATCGTCGAGAACGTCCCGTTGGCTGCTCGCATTTTCCGAGTTCGCTTTGAAGCCCCCGAGATTGCGGCGAAGATTCGTCCTGGGCAGTTCGTGATGGTCCGCATTGCCGATTGCTTAGACCCTCTGCTCGGTCGAGCGTTCGCATTGTATGACGTCATTGCCGACGAGAACGGCCAACCGAAGTATGTCGACGTCGTTTACCAAGTCCACGGCAAGCTGACGTCACGACTGAAACAGCTTGAGCCAGGCCAGAATCTGGAAGTCTGGGGCCCACTGGGCAACGGTTTCACCCTTCCGGAAACCGAGCATTTGATCCTGGTAGCCGGGGGAATCGGCCAGACGCCATTCCTGGCCGTTGCGAAACAAGTTCTAGGGCAACAGTCGTACGGGGCAGGGGAGTCGACGACCAAAAAGCCTAAGAAGGTCACACTCTGCTACGGAGCCCGATCGGTTTCCGATTTAGCCGGACTGGAAGACTTCAAAGCGACCGGAATGGATCTAAAGATCTGCACCGACGACGGAAGTGCCGGACATCATGGCTTGGTGACTTCGCTTTTAGATCAAGCTCTCGCAGAAGACATCGGCCAAGCTCACGTGCTGTGCTGTGGCCCTGAGAAGATGATGGAAGCGGTCAGCGAACTGACGACCGAGCGAGACATTCCGTGCCAGGTTTCGCTCGAAACGCCCATGGCATGCGGTATTGGTATCTGCTTCACGTGTGTCGCCCCAGTCCATCAAGAGGACGGCACCTGGGACTATAAACGAACATGCGTCGAAGGACCAATCTTCAACGCATGTGACATTGCTTGGGAGCATGCCTGA
- the cobA gene encoding uroporphyrinogen-III C-methyltransferase yields MTPNVQDTTAKPTGTVYLVGSGPGDPGLVTEKGIQCLRQADVVLYDYLSNPQLLEYATAAQEMHCLGSHAQRKLWSQDRINEEMVAQAKQGKTIVRLKSGDPTVFARAAEEIEALRAADVPFQIVPGITTALAASAYAGIPLTHSEHASAVAFVTGHEKPGKDGSAIDFGALASFPGTLVFYMGVTTAPQWSAQLIQHGKSADTPCAIIRRCSWPDQETFRCTLGEIPNLLHSGSKIRPPVITVVGDVAADRSIPNWFEQRPLFGQSFLITRPEHQAAELRRPLEDLGAEVYLQPAIDIRSADDPAPLDKAISDLKSFDWIAFSSRNGVTFFMDRLLQSDWDYRAIGHLKIGAIGPGTAEQLEQYGFKADILPEEYRAESLVEAMGESVAGKNVLLPRASRGRDVLPVGLSELGANVTEVTTYESTDVTEVSSEVIKRLEGEGFDWVIVTSSAIARATAALVPDALANSKIVTISPITSDTIRELGYEPAVEAEVFTMDGIVEAILKYAQDNAV; encoded by the coding sequence GTGACACCCAATGTTCAAGATACAACCGCCAAGCCAACCGGAACCGTATACCTGGTCGGCAGCGGTCCCGGCGACCCTGGTCTTGTCACCGAAAAGGGAATTCAGTGCCTGCGACAGGCCGACGTCGTTTTGTACGACTATCTTTCCAATCCACAGTTGCTGGAGTATGCCACCGCAGCACAGGAAATGCATTGCCTCGGCAGCCACGCTCAGCGCAAGCTTTGGTCCCAAGACCGCATCAACGAGGAAATGGTCGCTCAAGCGAAGCAGGGTAAGACTATTGTGCGACTGAAAAGTGGCGACCCAACCGTCTTTGCCAGAGCCGCGGAGGAGATCGAAGCCTTACGAGCAGCAGACGTTCCTTTTCAAATCGTCCCTGGTATCACAACCGCACTCGCCGCGAGCGCCTACGCTGGCATTCCCTTGACCCATTCCGAGCATGCTTCGGCCGTTGCGTTTGTCACAGGGCACGAGAAGCCCGGCAAAGATGGCTCAGCGATCGACTTCGGAGCACTCGCCAGCTTCCCCGGAACGCTGGTCTTTTACATGGGCGTCACCACGGCTCCACAGTGGTCAGCACAACTGATTCAACATGGTAAGTCTGCTGACACGCCATGTGCGATTATCCGCCGGTGCAGTTGGCCTGATCAAGAAACGTTTCGTTGCACGCTGGGTGAAATCCCTAACCTGCTGCACTCAGGCTCCAAAATTCGTCCGCCGGTGATTACCGTCGTGGGAGATGTTGCGGCCGATCGCAGCATTCCGAACTGGTTCGAGCAGCGTCCGCTTTTCGGTCAATCTTTCTTGATCACACGCCCAGAACATCAAGCGGCTGAGCTTCGTCGGCCACTGGAAGATCTTGGGGCGGAAGTGTACCTACAACCGGCGATCGACATCCGCTCCGCCGACGATCCTGCTCCGCTGGACAAAGCGATTTCAGACCTGAAATCGTTCGACTGGATCGCATTTTCCAGTCGAAACGGCGTAACGTTTTTCATGGATCGGCTGCTGCAGTCTGATTGGGATTACCGAGCGATTGGACACTTAAAAATTGGAGCCATCGGTCCCGGCACAGCAGAGCAACTTGAGCAATATGGCTTCAAAGCCGACATCTTACCCGAAGAATACCGTGCCGAATCGCTAGTCGAAGCGATGGGCGAAAGTGTCGCCGGAAAGAACGTGCTCTTACCCCGGGCATCTCGCGGTAGAGATGTTCTTCCGGTCGGACTGTCGGAGCTCGGGGCAAACGTGACCGAAGTAACCACCTACGAAAGTACCGACGTCACAGAAGTTTCAAGCGAAGTTATCAAACGGCTGGAAGGGGAGGGCTTCGACTGGGTGATCGTCACCAGCAGCGCGATCGCCCGGGCAACCGCGGCGCTGGTTCCAGACGCTTTAGCAAACAGCAAGATCGTCACGATCAGTCCGATTACGTCCGACACGATTCGCGAACTTGGCTACGAACCGGCCGTGGAAGCCGAAGTTTTCACCATGGATGGCATCGTTGAAGCGATTCTCAAATATGCTCAAGACAACGCCGTTTAG
- a CDS encoding membrane or secreted protein — protein MLLRLCILGLLLLPSAGCASLARPNWFNPGTVEQQRLRALHSDPYPDTEAGPEMVGVRPREYNSSLPEAVKNQPYSFLDPYGNPAF, from the coding sequence ATGTTGCTTCGTCTATGCATTCTCGGCCTACTGCTACTACCTTCAGCAGGCTGCGCGTCGTTGGCGAGGCCCAATTGGTTCAACCCCGGGACGGTCGAACAGCAGCGACTACGGGCACTGCATAGCGACCCATATCCCGATACCGAAGCAGGCCCGGAAATGGTGGGCGTTCGTCCACGGGAATACAACTCCTCGCTGCCGGAAGCGGTTAAGAACCAGCCGTACAGCTTTCTCGACCCCTACGGAAACCCCGCGTTTTAG
- a CDS encoding pseudouridine synthase has protein sequence MPGSSSSSSLVRLHKVLAEAGIGSRRKCEEIIEEGRVEVDGEFVTELGTTVDPAKQKITVDGQRIRVRRKQYFILNKPVGVISTNFDQDGRTRVIDLLPQEERLFTIGRLDRQSEGLIIVTNDGELANQLAHPRYGVAKTYHVEVAGAVSVDAIKMVQSGVYIAEGFIKAESCRLKRKLPKSSILEIILREGKNREIRRLLAKIGHKVLRLRRVAIGPLKLGEVPAGAFRELTPAEVKSLRDSSGKAPSSGGPKRKTAGRRDAGTSPTFRTGKKTTKKSPTYRGGKKKTKKKTAKKPLATESRRGQGRVVKQRAESRKKQQSRRKKS, from the coding sequence ATGCCTGGTTCATCGTCATCGTCTTCCTTGGTCCGCCTTCACAAAGTTTTGGCGGAAGCCGGCATTGGTTCGCGCCGTAAGTGCGAAGAGATCATCGAGGAAGGCCGTGTTGAAGTTGACGGTGAGTTCGTCACCGAACTAGGGACGACCGTCGATCCAGCGAAACAGAAAATCACCGTCGATGGACAGCGAATTCGCGTTCGCCGCAAACAGTACTTCATTCTGAACAAGCCCGTCGGTGTGATCAGCACCAACTTTGATCAGGATGGGCGAACCAGGGTGATCGACCTGCTGCCTCAGGAAGAGCGGCTGTTCACGATTGGCCGACTCGATCGCCAGAGCGAAGGGCTGATCATCGTCACCAACGACGGCGAACTGGCCAACCAATTGGCCCATCCTCGTTATGGCGTGGCGAAAACCTACCACGTGGAAGTGGCCGGGGCTGTTTCTGTCGATGCAATCAAGATGGTGCAAAGCGGCGTCTATATTGCCGAAGGCTTCATCAAAGCGGAAAGCTGCCGACTGAAACGCAAGCTGCCCAAAAGCTCGATCCTCGAGATCATTCTGCGAGAAGGTAAAAACCGCGAAATCCGCCGGCTATTGGCGAAAATCGGCCACAAAGTCCTTCGCCTACGGCGCGTTGCCATTGGTCCGTTGAAGCTCGGTGAAGTCCCTGCAGGGGCATTTCGCGAACTAACGCCTGCGGAAGTCAAATCGCTTCGCGACAGCTCCGGCAAAGCACCGTCATCTGGCGGTCCCAAACGAAAAACCGCAGGGCGACGCGATGCCGGCACGAGTCCGACTTTCCGCACCGGCAAAAAAACAACCAAGAAGAGCCCCACCTATCGCGGCGGCAAGAAGAAGACCAAGAAGAAAACCGCCAAGAAGCCGCTCGCTACGGAATCTCGTCGCGGCCAAGGACGCGTTGTTAAACAGCGGGCCGAATCGCGTAAGAAACAGCAGAGCCGCCGCAAGAAGAGCTAA
- the rpsT gene encoding 30S ribosomal protein S20 → MPNTKSAKKRLRQNVVRRTHNRAVKSSIRSYIRKVREAVAANEFDKADELFVTTVKKLDKAGAKHVLHPKTTSRLKSRLNYHIKSAKDKAAA, encoded by the coding sequence ATGCCTAATACCAAGAGCGCCAAAAAACGTCTTCGCCAGAATGTGGTTCGCCGTACTCACAATCGTGCGGTTAAGTCCTCGATTCGTTCGTACATTCGCAAGGTTCGAGAAGCCGTTGCTGCGAACGAATTCGACAAGGCAGACGAATTGTTCGTTACCACGGTCAAGAAGCTGGACAAGGCTGGTGCCAAGCATGTTCTGCATCCCAAGACCACTTCGCGTCTGAAGTCGCGCCTGAATTACCACATCAAGAGCGCCAAAGACAAAGCTGCCGCCTAG
- the coaD gene encoding pantetheine-phosphate adenylyltransferase, whose amino-acid sequence MADGKRIAVYVGSFDPITLGHLNLIERSSTLVDHLVVGIGINAEKSGLFSPEERIELVQRVTADMPNVETKTFDGLAVEFVRSCGATVMIRGIRPLTDIAGEFTMMMANRKLDSEIETIFLMADEQYGHVSSSLLKQITPLANDEQLEKFVPSSIIPDLRAKLATK is encoded by the coding sequence ATGGCGGATGGCAAACGAATCGCCGTTTACGTTGGATCGTTCGATCCCATCACTTTAGGTCACCTGAACTTGATCGAACGCAGTAGCACGCTGGTCGATCACCTGGTTGTGGGTATCGGTATCAATGCGGAAAAGTCTGGCCTGTTTAGTCCAGAGGAACGCATTGAGCTGGTTCAACGCGTGACGGCCGACATGCCGAATGTCGAGACGAAAACGTTCGACGGGCTCGCGGTTGAATTCGTCCGCAGCTGCGGGGCAACGGTGATGATTCGTGGTATTCGTCCGCTGACCGACATCGCCGGCGAATTCACGATGATGATGGCCAACCGCAAGCTCGATAGCGAGATCGAAACGATCTTTCTAATGGCTGATGAACAGTACGGGCACGTCTCTAGTTCGCTGCTGAAACAGATCACTCCGCTGGCCAACGACGAACAGCTCGAGAAGTTCGTGCCGAGCTCGATCATCCCCGATTTGCGGGCCAAACTAGCCACCAAGTAG
- a CDS encoding aminotransferase class V-fold PLP-dependent enzyme, whose amino-acid sequence MTFSDDSRWQSFREAMPVAQKWAYFDHAAVAPLPLPTSKAIQAWCEQAAHEGDTVWLEWEQALENTRQSGARLIGAKTDEIALINNTTQGINIVAEGLDWKPGDNLVVLGNEFPSNLYPWLHQQSKGVEVRVIPVEGVEPDLNRIAEACDSRTRLLSISWVSYKTGWRIDPKTLAKIAHDAGALFFLDAIQGMGVFPLDVHDADVDFLAADGHKWMLGPEGAGLFFVKHELLDQLHPIGIGWNSVAGRKNFDNIDLTFRDSAARYEGGSQNMPGLIGLGASLDLLLEYGAGSKSSAVGERVLAVTDMACEKLSAVGAKILASRQGDERSGIVSFQIPGKQPSALRAAGQKSGVNFSVRGDFARLSPHAYNNEADIDRLLETLASVE is encoded by the coding sequence ATGACGTTTTCTGACGATTCTCGGTGGCAGTCGTTTCGCGAAGCGATGCCCGTTGCCCAAAAATGGGCTTATTTCGACCATGCCGCCGTTGCTCCGTTGCCCCTGCCGACATCCAAGGCAATCCAGGCTTGGTGCGAACAAGCAGCCCACGAGGGGGATACGGTTTGGCTCGAATGGGAACAAGCCTTGGAAAACACTCGGCAGTCCGGAGCCAGGCTGATCGGGGCAAAAACCGATGAGATCGCTCTGATCAACAACACCACGCAGGGCATCAATATTGTCGCCGAGGGACTCGACTGGAAGCCTGGCGACAACCTGGTCGTGCTGGGCAACGAGTTCCCATCCAATCTTTATCCCTGGCTACATCAGCAATCGAAAGGAGTCGAAGTCCGCGTCATTCCGGTCGAGGGCGTCGAGCCTGATTTAAACCGAATCGCCGAAGCGTGCGACAGTCGAACGCGTCTCTTATCAATCAGTTGGGTCAGTTACAAAACAGGCTGGCGAATCGATCCGAAGACGCTCGCCAAAATCGCTCACGATGCCGGAGCGTTGTTCTTTCTCGACGCGATCCAAGGGATGGGCGTCTTTCCGCTGGACGTTCACGACGCCGATGTCGACTTCCTTGCCGCCGACGGTCACAAGTGGATGCTTGGCCCGGAAGGGGCAGGGCTGTTCTTTGTGAAGCACGAACTTTTGGATCAGCTTCACCCGATCGGTATCGGCTGGAACAGCGTCGCCGGGCGGAAAAACTTCGACAACATCGATCTCACGTTCCGCGACAGCGCCGCTCGCTACGAAGGGGGCTCGCAAAACATGCCAGGCTTGATCGGTCTCGGAGCAAGCCTCGATCTGCTTCTCGAATATGGGGCCGGGTCCAAGTCTTCTGCCGTTGGCGAGCGTGTTCTCGCGGTGACCGACATGGCTTGCGAAAAGCTCTCTGCTGTCGGAGCGAAGATCTTGGCCAGCCGCCAAGGGGATGAACGCTCGGGGATCGTTTCGTTTCAAATTCCTGGGAAGCAGCCCTCCGCGCTTCGTGCCGCTGGACAAAAGTCGGGCGTCAATTTCAGCGTTCGCGGCGACTTCGCTCGACTGAGCCCGCATGCTTACAACAACGAAGCCGATATCGATCGCTTGCTAGAAACGCTCGCTTCGGTCGAGTAA